The genomic segment GACAAATGAATGTGGGGGAAAAAGTGGAGTCAGGAGCTACAGCAAAGAAGAAATCAAAGAGCAAACATAATCCGCCTGCAGCTGAGGTAAGCTTGGAACGcaaactagaagggcacttagagtgtgcatacctccaccatggCTTAACTCTACCccaatgaaatcacatttatattcattagTGACAAACACTCAGTAATAGTCCCCTAAActtgtttgattgttttcatcaagttcccagaattattctctgagaaatcaaggaattCTCCctattttaaagaaagtggggGAATCTTGGATTCAGATCCATACAAAGGTTTCATTGGTTATTTCCTGGCCTATACCccctccttccaccaagttttgcaGTAATCTGTCCAGTAATTTTTGCATTATCCTACTAACTGACAAACTAGCAACACTGATGAAACATAAATACCTTGGCGAAGGTAATTATTCATGTTCCCATCTATCATGAATCAGAAGGGGTGTTTAGTCTTATAAATAGAAGTGCAGCGCAGCATAAAATCTTTTGGAGCATTGACTCACCATGGCTGCTGTCTCTCACATGCCATTAACATGAATGCAGCCAAAGCTTGGTTGTTTATTGCGTTGTTAGCTTCCATTTAACAGCATCACGTAGCTTTTAAAATCATAATGATTGTAACTTTTACGTTGTAACTGTATAACAATTGAACGATGTGACCAACCTGCCATGATGTGTCTGCTCTCTTTAGATCCAGAAATTGCCAGCGAGTAAAGCAACTGTGTGTAAAGAGTTGAAGTCTTTGGTGGAGGATGCCCACACCGCCCTCGCCGACCTCCGTAACCGCAATGCAGAACAGGCCTTCAGCCAGGCACTGGCCATACTGGAAACTAACACACCTAAGGTAATCCTACCACTGATATGTAACCCAGTGCAGAGGAGCACTTCTTGCTGTTGGACAACTTGCGAGCCAAAGTTTCCAACATTACAAGAGCAAATTCAGAGAACCATGTGCAAATGACAAGATAATTCTTACAGTTGGCtgacaaatgtgaaaatgaatgtCAGCCTTCACTGGGCTGGAGATCTTTGTGCTGTGGATCTGGTTGGTCCACAACATCACTGTTTTATATCCAGCACGGGACCTTCAATACTATAATTTACAAGCCAAACATGTCTCAGACATTGTGAAAAACGTGACTGGAATCAATTTTGGCTGTGAACGATCTGCCAATAAagccttgtttttcttttactttctcaGGAACTTGGACTTTCCACATTGGATGTACTGTTGCTACTGTATGGCCGCACATCTGCCCTGACAGAAATCGGTCAGCCTGAGGTAACTGATAGTTTGACTTTGATAGTTAGACCTGAATAGCAGCAGCACACTGCTTCGCCATATATACTGCACTGATGCTAGAGGGTTTTGGTACATTGACGTTGTAGAGCTGGCCCTAcctcatttgtgtttgttgtccatttaacactttaaaacagcagcagtaaaaCCAAAAACTAGGAATGGCCCAATCAAGATTCTTTGACCCAGTCCAGTTCGATTagtactgtgtgtatgtggctgTTTAATGTTACGTTGCTGCACAGCAAATTTGCCCAGAATAATAATTAACTTAACAGCAAGTATGTATGTAATGTTTTGATGCTAGACGAATATAGTTGAATTGAATCTTTCAGGGAGAATTTTTTTTGCTGAAACCAAGATATAAACTCTGTATTCATGATTATAGGTTTCTGGGATTTCCATTTGCTTTTTTGTGGCCTGTATCATCTTAGCATTttgattatatataatataaaaattatAGCAAAATGGGAATATCCTGTGCTACCTCATAACATGTGTGGTTGCTTTGTGAAACACAGGAACTCACAGAAGCACAAAAACTGATGGAGAAGATGAAGTCGTTTGAGGAGCGGACGTTTCAGTGTCTGGTTTTCTATGCCACTGGGAGGGTGTATCTCAAAGAGAACAGGTACAGACATCTCTAGTCGTAATAGTCTACTGTTACTGTTTACACAAGTTGCGGTTTCTAACTGTAAAACATATGCATCTCTTCAGGTTTTCAGTTGCTCTGAATCAGTTCTCAGATTCTTTGCAGATGGTGAAGAATCAAATAACCCCTGGTAAACTCACCTGGCCCCTAACTAAAGAGATTgtcaaagagacacaaacagactaTTTCAAGGTAAGTTATTGtaggtttgtgtttatttctgactTGAAAATAGTGTTTGACAATAAACCACATTAAATGCCATTAAGAGTTGTGCTGCTCAGCCTTTTAAAAAGTTCTGACAAATCCTTTGTTCCATGTCTTGTCAGAACATTAATCATTAAAGAAACGATAATTTGAGTCAAGTCCTCGTTACTTAATTTCCAATTCGAGATCAGAAGCAGGACACAATACAAGTTGAATCAGATTTTCCCGTCAAAAACTCGTCTTCTCTGTTGATCAGTGTCAAAAAATTTGGTTCAAATAAGTTTTTATGGAAACAATAATGAATATCACTGTCTCATCACATAAATGACTAAATGTACTTCATTTTTTGCATTACACTTCCGATTATTGCTCTTGGTTTAAACGTTCATATGTTCTGTTTGTAGGGAATTCTGGATAGATTTATAGAGCAGTGCAAATTCCCTCCTGTGCCTGATGCTGTATGTCGACTTGAGCAATGCCAAGGCTCTTTGAAACCTGAAATCTACCTGACTGACCCAGATTTTAAGGTACACAGCGGTGAAACACAGCCACATGTTGTTTAttaattcaaacatttaaaagaggGATGCTTTTTAACTGTAAGCTTCTGTACCCAAAGGGCTTCATTCAGTTATGTTGCTGTCAGAGCTGTACTGTTGAATACCACATCACCTGTTGGAAGACCCTAAAGACATCAACCTTCTCTGAAAAGAATGAGAAGGTAAATTGAGATTTCACCACATCTCCATGTGTAATTTTATTTAAGTGGACAGAAATAGGTATCTGTTAACTCctgctgtttatatatatgttgcAGGATTTCTTGCAAGAAGTATGTTTGACTCCAGACTGTTTCGGCAAAATCTGTAGTATCAAAATCATTGGACCGACAGGCCTGTTGAAATGCAAGGTAAGAGAGTTCTCTGCAGGTGAAATGAACTTGTGGAGCCACTGTGCTCGTGAACCACAGGATTGGTGTTGACatgatttgtttctcttttaagTTTGAAGCTGACATCCTCAAAACACAGACTCCTAAGAAGCCAAAAGTGACCCAGAAATGTACAAGGTGAGTCTGCAGTCAAACATCATTGTTGCCATGATATCATAGCAATAAGCATCATAAGGAGCATTGACTACTAGGGGATCTTTTTGCCCTGGGCTTTCAGTCCACAGGATTTTCTAAAGTTTAATTGGTTGAAATGCTGCACCTGGTCACTCTCAATTACATTCATATGTCTGACCCATTAATGTGCCTTTCTACCTTAAACCAGTATTGGTTTTTCAACTACCgcctttctctctgtttttatgttttagtctGAAGAAGTCAAAACCAAAGGTTGACCACCGGCCCAAGAGGAGGCAGCTTGAGCTGTCATTTCAAGAGAAACCGCCAATCAGCAATGAGATCCTTCAGCAGAATGATGACACTGAAACTCACAGTGAACAGAAAGGTACTGAAGTTTATCTGTCACTACTCTGAAGGCACTTATTCTGGAGACGTGAGCTCACGTTCAGGAGCACTGATGTTGCTTTATTCTCATCGGTTGATTTTTAGTTCACAATATGTTgtgaagatatatatatatttttttaatgtcgtGTTTGCTTGTTGTTTTCAGCCTGGTTGCTGTACAGGGATCGGGTTCTACTGCAGATCAGCCAGAACATGGAGTTGCTGAGAGAGGTGAATAGCCTCCAGGGCTCAGCCCTGATGATCGGCCTGAAACCCTGGTTGGAGCTGGACTCGAGGAGGGGGAACCAGCTCGCTGAGAGGATGCTTAACATGCAGCAGGAGCCTTTGGAGACGTTTGGTCAGGCTGTTGAGCTCCTGCTGGAGAGGAAGAATCGGGTGTGGGCTCGTGTCATGATCGAAATGCTCAGTAGCTCTCTGGATGTAAATCATGAACTCAACGACTGGGCATTTCAGCTCAACAATGCAGGTAAGCATTTGCCATGTTTTTTGTAGATATGACCTAATGTTTTGTATCACACGTCTAATATGTATGAGGTGGCAAAAGAGGTTCTGCATTCAGAAGTTGTGTAAGACATAGTGAACCTTAACATTAGTTCCAAATTCTTGTTTGTCTCTTCAGGCCTGAAAGCTGCCAGATCCTTCATCCAGCACAACGCAGAACACTTGGAGCAACTGGACCTCGCTCTTCTGCTCACCTTTGGCCCATTACAGGAGATGATTATAGCCAAGCTCGGTACAAGGCCGGAGCTTTTTTCAAGTGTTGGCTTGACTGTGACTGAATACCTAAAACAGGCCTCACCACAGAACATGAGACTCTTTATCTGGACTCTCGAGGAGCACAGGGAGGAGTACCTGACCTGTCACACTATACTGGATGACTATTTTGATATGGGTATGAATATTTAACTTGATTTGAAAACATGGTTATTTTCTGCCCTGACTTCATGATTCATCTTTCAATTGTTTGTATTACAGACGGACATTTTTCGGTCTTAAAAAAGTCTGATGAAAATCAAAATGTAAGTCTTTAGAAACCTTGTAAAATTTTGTTCCGACTCAAACTAAATGTAATGGAATACTTTTGGGGAAATTGGCTTATTTggtttaaaagtatttttacttgTTAAATTGATATAGCCCTTCTATTGCTCACAAATTACAACATTGTCTTCATTTCAGAATTCTCCTGTCAAGACTAAAGGTCGAGGTCGGAAAAAGAAACCGAGAGAGACAAAGGTCAGAAATTGAATAGGTAGTTGTTACTTGAAGAAGGCACATTTTGTTTACATGTAGCATCACTGATCACTGTgtgttctcttctctctcagggTGTTATTTTTTTGACTGGCACGAGAAGCGTAACCTCAAGAGAGGAGTTGGAGCAAGACTTATTTGAAGATGACTCTTTGTAAGTTTCGTCCTCCTCACAGACACGGCCTGTGTTGTAACtgtcattttaaatttaaaaaacatagaGCTTTGTGTCAACAGATCATTCCTTAGCCCGGCTGATCCATTTAGTGTACCCAGTCACCTCCGAGACGAAGTGGCAGATTTTGAGAACCATTACAACGGCATCGCACACAGAAGTCactataaaaacattttggacaaCAACCCTGACCCAACAAAAGAGCGTTTGTACGAGTAAGTGTGAGCCTCAGTTCCATAGATGCATACCTCATCTTTTATGGTAGGTTCACAGTTAACGCAGAACAATTTGGTTGAGCCAAGATTACATAGAGtcaaatcaaatacacaaaagtGAACATTTCCATCGGTGTCAATGCAGTGTTACTGttcattttaataacttttttaacaaagcagcagaaaaacaaaaacaggagggagcaggggaaaaaaaagaaaaagcaagaaAGCATTCCTCTGGACAAAACGGACAATAGTTCTGGTGCTAGCCAGATGTTACACTTCAACTTCCTcaacacaaatttaaaatagatgCAACAGTTGTGACGTGAATCTTtataacatgtttttaaatgttttaaaaatcaGAGGCATAACCAATAATGAttggaatacattttattaaaaatgtatttaagccTGAGCAAAGACTGGTAACAAAAGTTCGCTGTTGCTGGTTGTCATAATAATGCAATTTTCTCTCTGGCTGACTTATAATATCTTTAGAGAATAtcttaataaatatatacattataacaTACTGCTGTATGTAGATATTTCTTGCTTTCACTGAAAAGTCTTTACACTCAATCGTCAAACTGCCTTTTATACTTTGTTTCCGGTCTTGTCTTCTCAttctgattctctctctgctgctgcagctacTTTGCCCAGATCTTGGAGGAGCACGGCCCGCTGACTGCTGAGGACACCCTGCTGGTCGGCGAACTGAAATATTTCCCCTCCGTGGCTCAGCAAAAGATCCAAGAAGCAGGCAGCTTCGAGTCCTTCCTCCTGGAGTCTCTTCGCTTCATAAAAATGGGGAGATGTATCGGCCTGGCTAAGCATGCTGTTAGCTTGCAGCAGGCAGGGCATGGAGCCATCCTGGATGACCTGGACAGCATAGTGGATCCTGACACAAACAATGAATCTTCTGATTTGCATGAATCTGTTTTCCCAAGATATATGGGCAATTTTTCTCAAGTCCATCCCATCCTCCCAAATCCTTATACATCTTCTTTCAAGTCAGCTTATGAAGTTGTGCCGTATGACGGTAGCTTCTACCACTGGAGTAACAGGGACAGTCTGCAGCCATCCCCCAACTTGTTCTTAAATGACACAAGTAAAGTGGATCATGTCATTGATTCTGATGTTGGCGTTTTGGATATTGATCCATATCTGGGTGGAGTGGCTTCTTGGACAAGTGTGGAAAACCTTTTGAGCAAACACCAAGCAGTTCAGGTTAATGTCAACATTTGATCAGATGTTTGAATAAAGCAAGATGAAACCCCTGAATGCTGAATTGTTAGTAAGTTGAAattgcttctcttttttctcctgttaGACTTGTCCAGAGACCATGAGCAGTGTCGCAGTCAATACAGAGTTTCACGTGCGTTTTGAGAGCTGCGAGGTGAGTGCAGCAGCTTCATGCTACCCAAATGTCGGCCTGACTGATTTATCAGTTTGAAGTTGACCTTTCTGACCCTTTTCACTTTTCCAGGGCGATATCAACAAAAAGGAGAAGAGCAACAAGAGGTTGGAGAAGCAGATCAAGGAAATGGGGAATGGCAGAGTAGACCAAAAGCACAAAGTCGACATCACCGCCCTTGAGGAAGACGTGCGGAAGATCACTGCCAATATACAAGTAGGTCCATAACCAGATATTATAGGTACAATGCACAGTAGATGAAACTGAATGGCTGATGatgtaataaatgttttttttctcttgtcaaGGTGACCAATAGGGAGCTGACACTGCTCCAGCAGAGgctggaagaggaggtgagaaaggaccagaaagagaagaaggccAACCAGGAAGTACTGAAGTCCCTCAAGCTGGAGACAGAAGAGTTGGTGGAGGAACAGGGAAGGTAAGACTGAGAGCAATGAGCGTCCATCACCTGGTTCATTGTCGTATTTGTTTCCTGTGTCTGTTTATTCAAGCATCTTAACTGGCAGCACGAACATAGATCAAATAAcctcttttatattttaacatgtGACTTTTCACAATTCAATTTGGAATAAAGGTACAGTTGTATATGTTCTGCAGCATTATCATCACATTCCCATTTTTGACATTTAGCACAAGAACAATGTAAACTAGATTGCCAGTATAGGGCGTACAGTCACACCAAATTCTTAATTTTAGTTTGGACAAATATGTTGATTCTTGACTGAATCTGCGTGATATCAATCACAAGTGGTACTTTCTAGCTCGATCTAAACAAAAAATCCCACCTTCATctgagaaaacatttaattattgtttgttCCCAGTTGTATAGTTTCTCAACATCATGCTCTTCATCAGCTACAGTTTCAGACGATCTCTACCCACAGGAGGAAATATATCCGATGGTGATTAATCTATAATTACAATTTTTATCAATGTTTAATCTGTGTGATCTTTTTTTCCTGTGCAGTCTGGCCCGAAGCATCCGAGAAAAGAACGCCTGCTGTGACGCAAAGTTGAGAGATTTCCTAGAGCTTGGGTAAGTGATGAGAGAGTCGATGGTGAAGCGTAAGTTGAAATCCCGCCGGGGTTTCCTTTGTTCACTTCTTTCTATTTGTCTCTTCAGAAATCAGTCGGCAGCAAAGAAGTTGagtctggaggaggagatcaagCGCCGCAAAGCTTTGATTGCCTCTGCAACTAAGAGGTCTCACACAGCTCAGGTAGGTCCTGCAGCTCGACACGGAAAACAGGCTCAATTAACAATTGTTCTTAGTTGGTCAATCGTTGAAAATGTTCCTTCTTTCTATACTGGCATAAAAATGCTCCTCTGAAATCCAATCAAGATGTAGtacactgcacacactcatagtgtgtttttaatcaaaatccATGAAATATTCCTTTGGAAAACAGTGAAAGTGTTGATAAAGACCTTATCTAAAAATATTTAAGAAAGTGAgcacatctttccaccaagtttcgtgagaatttgttattttaaatataatcttgcttacaaaaaaaaaaacaggggtgaaaacataatatCATTATTTGGGGTCATCCCTCTTTGCCTTTAAAAACTCCACTTCTCCTGGATAGTTCTTTATTACTCTGGGGTTGTTTGTTTAAGTTGTTGTCCTGCTGCAGTATCAATCTTTGACAAATCAGATGCCTCCCCTCGTGATTTCgagacaaacacatatttttttgAAACAGCCCTTTAACTGCTTGATTTGCTCCTGCAGTTATTGGCAGTGGAGAGCAGCCGGGAGCAGGGTATGTGCAGCCTCTACAAAGAGCGGGCAGACGCCAAGGCTTTCCTCACCAAACTGGATGATGTAGCTCAGAGGTAAGGGGAGTGAAATCACAGCTGTGCCAGCAGTTTGGACTGGTTTTACCTTTATGTGTCATGTCCTTTATCTTTCCAGATTCCCAAAACACAACCTGGAATGGAATAGAGACACCTGGAGAACCAATGtcaaagaaattgaaaagaaaatctcCATTGCTGAGGTAAATTAATATCACTCAACAAAAGGAATGAAGATGGCAGCTTAGATCGGAGGCTCCGTCACCACTGTGGTTTAATTTTTGCACATATTTCGAAATTTTCGATTTTCCTTCAAGGGAAATTCTGAACCCTCAAACCCCCAAAATGTTGCTAATATGTCTCTACTATAATTTAATACCTTTTTGAAAGACCTGTCTCTGTGTGGTTCACAGGCTCAGTACCAGGAGCATGTTGATCAAGTGAAGAGTGGGAGACGAGTCCGTGAGTTAGTCCTCAGCAACATAGACAACCCACCTGAAACTCCAGCAAAACCAGTAAGACTTTCATTTCTCTATTTTATATGAAACCCTTCTTTAAAATTGgtgataaatgaaaataaattatgaaaGTATTAAACAGTTAAGTACaggatgaaaatgtaaaatcctGCCTATGTGATGTTGCAGCCCTCTGGAGCAGCCAGCTCCCCCCCGCTCATCCAGCAGCCCCCAGCTCCGGCAGCAGCTGAGGCTCCAGCCGCTCCGCCTCCAACGCAGCACAAACCTTCGACGTGGACGCCGGAGCCTCCACCCACCATGTTTGACAAAGCCATCGGGGCCCTGTCCAACATTTTCCCTGACTACACAAGGTAACACACTGACGCCATGTTTGACCCACTTTAGCCTGCGTGCGTGTTAACTCTGCTGCAACTATCATACAAGCATACAGCTGCTACCCTGAGAGTTCTGCAAAAACAGAGGTTCAGTGTTTCAGTTTTCATTACACTctgttaacattaacatagtGTAATGACATAAAGTAAATATCAGCTTTCGCCAATAAGTAAGAAACTAAAGTACAGAAATGCTCATGTATCTCAGGTCAGAATGTTCTTCAGAAAGCAATgcgatgtttatttttttaactcttaACTTATTCTACTCAGTTTTCAACTTTGTTATAATTCTTAAAACGCAAACCCTACGTGATCCTTATCAAGATTTATAGTTcgaaaaatacttttcattatGTCATGTTTGGACTGCCGATTATTGCTCTCAGATGTCCTAAAAACATCCGATATTGGTTTTGCTAATATGATCGGTGTTTGTTCAGGGCCGAGTTGATGAGGTTTGTTAAGGAGCTGCGTTCCTCCAGTGGTGGAAGCCTGAGCAACATGGCGCTCCAGGATTTGGTCGGCGGAGCGACTCAGCTGATCCTGGACCATCAGGTAGGCCTTGTTTTTATGAATACTTTCACCTCTGTAAACAGTTTTTATAGAAGAACTACACACGTGTCAATTCGACAGCAGTAGGGTTCGGTAGTGATCCTCCAGTCACTTGTCATCTGTAAATAactgtttcctttttgtctgtGTAATAAGGACCTTTATTCAGTGAGATGCAACAATGGAGAACCTGGGAGACCAGCTCCGAGTGGCATTCCCCCTTATGTTGCCCCACCCCCCGTCTGGCAGTCGGGTGGATTCCAGAGATCCACAAATACTAATGCAGTAAGTCAAAATCAGTTACAATTACCCAACAATAAGCATTTCCTATTATAATTCATCACAGCCCCAGCTCATTAATGTCACATTTTCTTAAGAGAGCAGAGTGATAGTtaaccccaaaaaaagaaaatatctcgagtgggattattttttttaagaaagatGTAATTCAGATTTCAAAACTAGATAAAAAAGCAACAACTTGTAAAAAAGAGGAAGGGAATCCAACTAAAGTcataaaaagtaaataagtgATTTTGCAGAAGTGATTAATAAAATTGTCTCAAATTAGCAGTTCTCTTCCTTCTGAAGAAGAATCAAAGTAAAGTAAACGTAAAAATTAAATTGGTTGCTATGCTAACAGTTTAACAAAGCAGGTATAATGTTAACTTTATTCTTCATATTAGTTCAGCAAATGGTGTCATGCTATACACACAATACAGCTGATGCTGATGGAAATGTAAGTGAGTTCAAACAACTTTacacctgatggtggcgctagaaGAAAACTCAGATGAGAAAACAAGAATGTGAGCACCAGATTTTACAACAAtcgtctctccctcctcacacactTACTtataaagtgttttgtttttgttgacaaCAGATCAATGTGGAGGATCCCTGCATCATCTGTCACGATGACATGAGTCCCGACAGCGTGTGCGTGCTGGGCTGCAGACACAGCTTTCATAAAGATGTGAGTGAGAAACCGTTCTGGTGTTAGAAtgtgagcagctgaggaggactTTATTAACCTCCCTCCAGTTATTAGTGAAGTTTGAGCCGAGTGAAACGAGAAGTCAGAGAAAACTCATCACTACCTGAAGATGACCTGCTCATGTTTCTTcaggaaattaataaaaaccaaacaataATAGTATTTTtaagggattttattttttgctgacATGAAGCTGAATGGCGGGGGGAATAAAGACAGAGGTAAAGGTCATTCAAAATAATCTTCCGTCAGCTTTTCTTTATAAATCAAATCTTTCATGATGTCAAGCTGCAGAGCAAAGAACATAAACTAACGAAGTTCAGACGAGTCTATAAAGTCACAGAGTAAAACTTCATGGAGAGAAACAACCAGGACTCATTGTAgtaccaggtgtgaacagaccaACTTAGCACTGACCTCTTGTGATCAGGTGGGATGTTATTATGAGTCTTAAACAGGGCCATGGATGATAACTGGCTGTATAGGCCAAAGCAGGGACAGGCTGAGAGTGAAAACACTCTGCTCACCGATCTGAACTCTGATTGCATTTCTTGATAATATTATCTTCGTCTCGTCAAGCTAATTCATTTTACAAGGTTATACTTACTAAGTCTTTCAATAAATGATGCACTTGAtccattttcatatttaagGCAATACTACTGTGGGCTGTATTAGTTCTTACTGCAGAATTGGAATATGTATCTAATGTGAAGGAATCATTAAGAATCAAATTAAACTCATTGAAAACAAACCATTTCTGGAATGTGTGACTGAGCACATacacaatacaaaaacacaactgtagTGGTCAGCAGCTCCAGAGCAGAGCATTTTAAAACAACAGTCCTGAAGCCCAGAGTCTGAatgtaaacaaagaaaagagatcCAGAACAAAAGAGTTGGGATAATAGATCCTGTGTGTGGACGGTGACTGCTGCTGGTCTTAATATTGGTCTTTTGTCCCGTCTGTGTCCAGTGCATCAAGTCGTGGCTGAAGGAGCAGAGCACGTGTCCGACCTGCAGGAACCACGCCCTGCTGCCGGACGATTTCCCCGCGCTGCTGGGCCGCAGACGACCGGCTCCTTAACATCGAACCACTTCTACACTTCCTGAAAGTCTGCTTTTATGTTCAagcttttatttgactttttattcattcaaatcTAAACACGCCTTTTtaggagctttttttttatgtcattaAAAAGCAATGTTTAGAGAAACACCAGTTTTTACTTTAGCGTAATAAAACTGTCTTGTGTTCGGTCTTGTCTTCCTCGTTTGTTCATCTGacatttcaaatgtgaaaattaagatttttttttttttacgctgCTTTCTTTTAGGAACAAATCCTGGGAAGTGGTCAAATGTCTTAACAAAGTTTTAACTTCACTGGTCATCATTGTATCCATGCATGTGATGTTTATTAcgtttgtatattttttaatcactCTCCTAGATTTGATCTCACTTATGATCATACATATATACTTTTATGAAAGAAAGCTCTGAATTCATCAGTAGAGCCACTCCGACTTAGCGTTATTTCTTTCACCAGCTGTAGAGATGTTACATTATGTAAGAAACAAGTTCAAagttccaataaaaaaaaaaatctcctagGTCACAACATTGTCGTCTGTCCTGTTTGCTTGAATGAagagtggcagcagcagagttcCAGGGTTGGTTCAGACTCTGCACAGCTTCAGGGGGAAGTTCTCAGTGATCAGATGCTCGTCGTGCAACACAATGACGACGTTCACTTCAAACTCTAAacgacagaaacaaacagttcaTCAGAAACGTATTTTCTAAGTATATTTAGGCtctttaaaaatagatttttttttaaaaatagattttttttttttagtgttgTAGGGGAAAGTGACAAATTGCCCGTTTACAATCGTTGTGCTTGGCAGCTGCTCTTATCTTACTCCTCTAGAATAAATATCAGTAAATAGAAACAGACCTCAAActatgaatttaaaaaagaatacagAACCATAAAGTACTTGAAGCAGAGGGGGAGGCTTTACTGACCGACTTTGAAGTTGGTGGTCTCCAGCGTGGGGCAGGTGAACAGTCTGGGAAACACCATGTAGATGGGAATAGAGAGGCCGTGGCACACGTCACCTTCAGCGATCTGGATGTTCTGGATCTCTGTGGCATCTCTGGCGTAGCCTTCAGCACAACCTGAACACAGCAGACGTTAAGAAAAGAACTAAAACcccctctttaaaaaaaaaaagggaatttcATCATCAACTCACCACAGGTCTCTACTCGTACGAGTTGAAGCTCAATACTCTTGATGGGGACGTCTGAgttctccaccaccacctctccagTCAGCGGCTGGCTGACCACACAGTTGGTGGCGTCTAAATGGCCTCGGATTAGAAACTTCGGCAGTGAACTCCTCTGAGGACAGATGGGAAATTCATTCTCTCAGCTTTGAATCAAACAAAGTGAAGCAATACAAATATTGTATGACGCGACGGGGGGGTTCTCACCTCTCTGATGTTATCTAACGTGTCTGGAGTGATGGTGAAGTTTACTGGGTTGGGGGCAGCTTTCGCTTTCAGTGGCTGAAAATTCAAAAGGAAAAGATGAATTCAACATTACTAACATCTCATCTgagtttaaacattaaaacaaaattattaaGACGATTCAAAGACTGA from the Platichthys flesus chromosome 15, fPlaFle2.1, whole genome shotgun sequence genome contains:
- the ttc3 gene encoding E3 ubiquitin-protein ligase TTC3 produces the protein MSDTDSDSDFVLWDDCRHRAIARSDGVLSPSECDFDRWDLLPARTKQETGQRMKICTLWLPILLQREESGTNVSWAIHIGLIDAMESEDISLKCLHRIETVEAILRALEKGSLKRNQTKHIFWISNMFNMNQSYPDVLDDALDWLERTGEPAIRRRVLELGHPHTCYMALYHIFTEYANYIQAMCTNLERTMKSLMAQPPDHFVERSEAMKRKGNENYKKRQYEDAAQFYSKAIKFYPDNHIIYGNRAQCYIRCKKYLKAVGDGKRATLIDPLWAKGHYRYCDALFSMGEFKRAIEANCSAQSLCKDDPEGFKELEQQQLKFIQAIKDLKGGRPKIKTKRPDSPNEAEAAAKWVKLGMAKSISVQTKVSEVKMDKPPGKKTEIAQKKGATGDPKPAKSDISSNSGQMNVGEKVESGATAKKKSKSKHNPPAAEIQKLPASKATVCKELKSLVEDAHTALADLRNRNAEQAFSQALAILETNTPKELGLSTLDVLLLLYGRTSALTEIGQPEELTEAQKLMEKMKSFEERTFQCLVFYATGRVYLKENRFSVALNQFSDSLQMVKNQITPGKLTWPLTKEIVKETQTDYFKGILDRFIEQCKFPPVPDAVCRLEQCQGSLKPEIYLTDPDFKGFIQLCCCQSCTVEYHITCWKTLKTSTFSEKNEKDFLQEVCLTPDCFGKICSIKIIGPTGLLKCKFEADILKTQTPKKPKVTQKCTSLKKSKPKVDHRPKRRQLELSFQEKPPISNEILQQNDDTETHSEQKAWLLYRDRVLLQISQNMELLREVNSLQGSALMIGLKPWLELDSRRGNQLAERMLNMQQEPLETFGQAVELLLERKNRVWARVMIEMLSSSLDVNHELNDWAFQLNNAGLKAARSFIQHNAEHLEQLDLALLLTFGPLQEMIIAKLGTRPELFSSVGLTVTEYLKQASPQNMRLFIWTLEEHREEYLTCHTILDDYFDMDGHFSVLKKSDENQNNSPVKTKGRGRKKKPRETKGVIFLTGTRSVTSREELEQDLFEDDSLSFLSPADPFSVPSHLRDEVADFENHYNGIAHRSHYKNILDNNPDPTKERLYDYFAQILEEHGPLTAEDTLLVGELKYFPSVAQQKIQEAGSFESFLLESLRFIKMGRCIGLAKHAVSLQQAGHGAILDDLDSIVDPDTNNESSDLHESVFPRYMGNFSQVHPILPNPYTSSFKSAYEVVPYDGSFYHWSNRDSLQPSPNLFLNDTSKVDHVIDSDVGVLDIDPYLGGVASWTSVENLLSKHQAVQTCPETMSSVAVNTEFHVRFESCEGDINKKEKSNKRLEKQIKEMGNGRVDQKHKVDITALEEDVRKITANIQVTNRELTLLQQRLEEEVRKDQKEKKANQEVLKSLKLETEELVEEQGSLARSIREKNACCDAKLRDFLELGNQSAAKKLSLEEEIKRRKALIASATKRSHTAQLLAVESSREQGMCSLYKERADAKAFLTKLDDVAQRFPKHNLEWNRDTWRTNVKEIEKKISIAEAQYQEHVDQVKSGRRVRELVLSNIDNPPETPAKPPSGAASSPPLIQQPPAPAAAEAPAAPPPTQHKPSTWTPEPPPTMFDKAIGALSNIFPDYTRAELMRFVKELRSSSGGSLSNMALQDLVGGATQLILDHQDLYSVRCNNGEPGRPAPSGIPPYVAPPPVWQSGGFQRSTNTNAINVEDPCIICHDDMSPDSVCVLGCRHSFHKDCIKSWLKEQSTCPTCRNHALLPDDFPALLGRRRPAP
- the vps26c gene encoding vacuolar protein sorting-associated protein 26C is translated as MSVTLDIRLKRANKVYHEGEAVAGVIVLVCKEPLQHHGISLNMEGLVNLQLSSKSVGVFEAFYNSVKPIQLISSNIEVAKAGKIPGGKTEIPFEFPLLTKGNKVLYETYHGVFVNIQYTLRCDMKRSLLAKDLSRNCEFIVHCQPLKAKAAPNPVNFTITPDTLDNIRERSSLPKFLIRGHLDATNCVVSQPLTGEVVVENSDVPIKSIELQLVRVETCGCAEGYARDATEIQNIQIAEGDVCHGLSIPIYMVFPRLFTCPTLETTNFKVEFEVNVVIVLHDEHLITENFPLKLCRV